Proteins from one Terriglobales bacterium genomic window:
- a CDS encoding dihydrodipicolinate reductase C-terminal domain-containing protein, translated as MILKSGMNLLLLGHGKTGALVEEVARQREHSVRVLTSKENPHASGLGVDHLHGVDALIDFTTPEAVIENIEACIHARKPIVVGTTGWYQHIPRMEEQTRKEQAAVLYGSNFSIGVNVFFEIAAAAAASCSQGYVPTIVERHHVHKKDAPSGTAVSIQRIFSDVAHIEPEITSVREGETVGTHVILLDSPNDTMMLVHDAKNRRGFADGAVRAAEWLVGKTGFYEFRKIYRQLPA; from the coding sequence ATGATTCTCAAGAGCGGAATGAATCTACTCCTGCTAGGTCATGGAAAAACCGGAGCGTTGGTGGAGGAGGTTGCGCGACAGCGTGAACACTCCGTTCGTGTGCTCACGTCCAAGGAGAACCCGCACGCCAGCGGGTTGGGAGTGGATCATCTGCACGGTGTCGATGCTCTGATCGATTTCACCACGCCGGAAGCGGTCATCGAAAACATCGAAGCCTGCATTCACGCTCGCAAGCCGATCGTCGTCGGCACCACGGGCTGGTATCAGCACATTCCGCGCATGGAAGAGCAGACCCGCAAAGAACAAGCGGCGGTCCTCTACGGTTCGAACTTCTCCATCGGAGTGAACGTCTTCTTCGAGATCGCCGCCGCTGCGGCTGCGTCCTGTTCGCAAGGATATGTGCCTACCATCGTCGAACGCCATCACGTCCATAAGAAAGATGCACCCTCAGGCACAGCGGTCTCGATCCAGCGAATCTTTTCCGATGTAGCCCACATTGAGCCCGAAATCACCTCGGTGCGCGAAGGCGAAACCGTGGGAACTCACGTAATCCTGCTCGATTCCCCCAATGACACCATGATGCTGGTGCACGATGCAAAGAACCGTCGCGGCTTCGCCGACGGCGCTGTCCGCGCTGCCGAATGGCTCGTCGGCAAGACTGGGTTCTATGAGTTCAGGAAGATCTATCGGCAGCTGCCGGCATAA
- a CDS encoding type II toxin-antitoxin system PemK/MazF family toxin encodes MVGEYVPDAGDIVSIDFDPQVGHEQAKRRPGLVLTDKRYNRASGLAIICPLRSQRKPYPFALPVTLDNVEGAALIDQIKSLDWAARRAVFQSKAENNLLTKARQYLAVLLGIR; translated from the coding sequence GTGGTAGGCGAATATGTTCCCGATGCGGGAGATATCGTCAGTATCGATTTCGATCCGCAAGTTGGACACGAGCAGGCGAAGCGTCGTCCCGGTCTGGTCCTCACCGACAAGCGTTACAACAGGGCGAGCGGGCTGGCCATCATTTGTCCTTTGAGAAGCCAACGCAAGCCATACCCTTTTGCACTTCCCGTTACGTTAGACAATGTGGAAGGTGCAGCCTTAATCGATCAGATCAAGAGCCTCGACTGGGCAGCACGCAGGGCAGTGTTTCAGTCTAAAGCTGAGAACAACCTTCTCACCAAAGCCCGCCAATATCTAGCTGTCCTGCTGGGAATTCGTTGA
- a CDS encoding YfiR family protein produces the protein MSTAAAVDGNSRTRTRYHSGWMFESLIPFRNKACILFTCLLAFCGLAHADRPSEYQVKAAYLYNFGKFVNWPADAGAASEFDVCVLGTDPFGPLLDATVSDSTINGKRVIARRIGRAQDAASCRVVFIAASESQRLGSDLAVLSKLHVLTVSDNAHFLERGGMIQFVLEGDRVRFAVNLSAAQEAGLTLSSELLKVATKVVGNTQVR, from the coding sequence ATGAGCACAGCCGCGGCCGTCGACGGAAATTCCCGCACGCGGACCCGCTATCATTCTGGCTGGATGTTCGAAAGCTTGATTCCATTTCGGAATAAAGCATGCATTCTGTTTACTTGTCTGCTGGCGTTCTGTGGCCTGGCGCATGCGGACCGTCCTTCGGAATATCAAGTCAAAGCTGCATACCTGTACAATTTCGGGAAATTCGTCAATTGGCCTGCCGATGCAGGCGCCGCCTCCGAGTTTGACGTTTGTGTTTTGGGCACAGATCCCTTTGGACCGCTGCTCGACGCCACCGTCTCTGATTCAACCATCAACGGCAAACGCGTAATCGCGAGACGTATTGGGCGCGCGCAGGACGCGGCGAGTTGCCGCGTCGTCTTCATTGCTGCTTCGGAATCACAGCGTCTGGGCAGCGATCTTGCGGTACTCAGCAAACTCCATGTGCTGACAGTGAGCGACAATGCTCATTTTCTTGAGCGCGGGGGGATGATCCAGTTCGTGCTTGAAGGCGATCGCGTTCGCTTTGCCGTGAACCTGTCTGCCGCCCAGGAAGCCGGACTGACGCTCAGCTCAGAACTGCTGAAGGTTGCGACTAAAGTGGTCGGGAACACGCAGGTGCGATGA
- a CDS encoding ATP-binding protein, producing the protein MKMKAEKTTSIARRLTWMNVLVSAIALVVCSAAFIAYDLNVYFDAIVRNLSVQAQMVGFNSVSALTFNDPQAAEKTLSALSTSANIISAGLLTPDGKLFARYAKPGTPVNIPPLPQGFDDQHWFKRDELSLIHPVIFQDKLTGYVYIRSDLHRLYARLQQYVLIIVLALLTAFVVAMLASSIFRRAIAQPVMRLAETARIVSREKNYSVRASPTREHDELATLIAAFNEMLEQIQTRDQALREAQGELEHRVQDRTHQLVAANKELEAFSYSVSHDLRAPLEVINGFSYVLEMDHANKLDAGGRECLKQVRVASQRMGELIEDLLNLSRVATTTMHQERINLSAVASNIADDLHRREPERDVAFVIAPDAIVRGDPRFLQIVLENLLRNSWKYTSRHAKARIEFGVEERRGLHVYFVRDDGAGFDPARAGRLFQPFQRLHSEAEFSGNGVGLATVQRIIQKHGGQIWATGSPERGATFYFTVGENHAAVVSSKSEQEARVSNRQ; encoded by the coding sequence ATGAAGATGAAGGCCGAAAAGACCACATCGATTGCACGCCGGCTTACCTGGATGAACGTCCTGGTGAGCGCGATTGCGCTTGTGGTGTGCTCAGCCGCATTCATCGCCTACGATCTGAATGTCTACTTCGATGCCATTGTTCGCAACCTCAGCGTGCAGGCGCAGATGGTCGGCTTTAACAGCGTCTCCGCACTCACGTTCAACGATCCGCAGGCAGCCGAAAAAACGCTTTCTGCTCTTTCAACCTCCGCGAACATTATCTCCGCCGGCCTGCTCACGCCGGACGGCAAGCTGTTTGCCCGTTACGCCAAGCCGGGAACGCCCGTCAATATCCCTCCTCTGCCGCAAGGCTTCGACGATCAGCACTGGTTCAAGCGCGACGAACTGTCGCTGATCCACCCAGTCATCTTTCAGGACAAGCTGACCGGTTATGTGTACATACGATCGGACCTGCATCGGCTTTACGCTCGCCTGCAACAGTATGTGCTGATCATTGTCCTTGCGCTGCTCACAGCCTTCGTCGTTGCGATGCTCGCGTCGTCGATTTTCCGCCGGGCTATCGCCCAACCGGTGATGCGACTGGCAGAAACCGCGCGAATCGTCTCGCGCGAAAAGAACTATTCCGTTCGTGCTTCTCCAACCCGCGAGCACGATGAGCTGGCTACTCTGATCGCCGCATTCAACGAAATGCTCGAACAGATCCAAACACGCGATCAGGCGTTGCGCGAGGCGCAAGGCGAACTCGAGCATCGCGTGCAGGATCGAACGCACCAGCTGGTGGCAGCCAATAAGGAACTCGAGGCGTTTTCATATTCGGTGTCGCACGATCTGCGCGCTCCGCTCGAAGTAATCAATGGCTTCAGCTATGTGCTCGAGATGGACCACGCCAACAAGCTCGATGCCGGCGGACGTGAATGCCTCAAACAAGTTCGCGTGGCGTCGCAGCGTATGGGCGAGTTGATCGAAGACCTTCTCAACCTCTCTCGAGTTGCCACAACTACTATGCATCAGGAGCGCATCAATCTGAGCGCCGTCGCGAGCAACATCGCGGATGATCTGCATCGACGCGAGCCCGAGCGCGATGTCGCATTCGTGATCGCGCCTGACGCAATTGTCAGAGGCGATCCTCGCTTCTTGCAGATCGTGCTCGAGAATCTTCTTCGCAATTCCTGGAAATACACATCGCGGCATGCGAAGGCGCGAATCGAATTTGGCGTAGAAGAGAGGCGCGGCCTTCATGTGTACTTCGTGCGCGACGATGGAGCGGGCTTCGATCCCGCTCGTGCCGGTCGTCTGTTCCAGCCGTTCCAACGGCTGCACTCTGAGGCCGAGTTCTCCGGCAACGGTGTTGGTCTCGCAACCGTTCAGCGCATCATCCAAAAGCACGGCGGCCAAATCTGGGCCACCGGATCTCCCGAACGCGGAGCAACGTTTTACTTCACGGTCGGCGAGAATCATGCTGCGGTCGTGAGTTCCAAATCGGAACAGGAAGCGCGTGTGAGCAATAGGCAGTAG
- a CDS encoding peroxiredoxin — MLEVGAVAPDFDLPAVTGDRRHRVRLSDFRGKKNVVLAFYPLDWTPTUSEQMTAYSHELETFAAYDAQVMGVSVDSTWSHIAWQEKEIGKLRYPLASDFYPHGEVAQKYDVFRTGDPIPGINERAVYVVDKEGKIAFAQLYELGEAPDNRDVLEILEKLSPRLAQPASK; from the coding sequence GTGCTCGAAGTAGGCGCAGTAGCTCCGGATTTCGATCTTCCCGCGGTGACTGGTGATCGGCGACACCGCGTACGCCTGAGCGACTTCCGGGGAAAGAAGAACGTCGTGCTCGCGTTCTATCCACTGGATTGGACGCCGACTTGAAGCGAGCAGATGACGGCGTACAGTCATGAACTGGAGACGTTCGCCGCATATGACGCCCAGGTCATGGGCGTAAGCGTTGACTCCACCTGGAGCCACATCGCCTGGCAGGAGAAAGAAATCGGAAAGCTGCGGTATCCGCTGGCCAGCGACTTCTATCCGCACGGAGAGGTCGCGCAGAAATACGATGTCTTCCGCACCGGCGATCCCATTCCGGGAATCAACGAGCGAGCGGTATACGTAGTAGACAAGGAAGGAAAGATTGCCTTCGCGCAGCTGTATGAACTTGGGGAAGCTCCGGATAATCGTGACGTGCTTGAAATCCTGGAGAAGCTGTCCCCGCGATTGGCTCAGCCTGCGAGCAAGTGA
- a CDS encoding TonB-dependent receptor plug domain-containing protein, with protein MDCSKPPKPLRSVPVALLLACVWSIGYAQSTSDVQLAQSGQAPLKELSLEQLGKIEVTTATKTPETLWKTPAAIYVITQEDIRRSGVTSIPEALRLAPGVEVGRIDADTWAIGIRGLQSNFSKSVLVLIDGRSVYTPLFSGVFWDVQDLPLEDIDRIEVIRGPGGTIWGPNAVNGVINIITKNATDTHGAMVSMLAGNVDKTVASVRVGGGNGQGFNYRVFGRGFVRGPEFHQDGNNFDQWHQERGGFRMDWDNRADTYTVQGDMYRGSSPHMVGLGTLNPPTLGVQTAVDSAVSGGDLLARWRRDLGNGSDIYLQVYFDRTQRIDPSLGESRNTWDIDFVHRLKVGSRNLFSYGAGLRWSPFYIEQTSQTVDIEPHKDTDHVHSIFLQDELQIVPNRFSLTGGLKLQHNNFTGFDAQPTVRALWTPSEHRTFWAAVTRAVTTPSRLEEDFNLTGVASVNPLIFLRVSGNPKFQSETLLGYEGGYRQLFGQRVYLDLAVFHNDYDNLQSFGAPSTFLENTPPAPHLVIDIPYANQIAGATDGFEISPNWHVRDAWRLAGSYSFVTAGMHATGGTADISSTGSIKTYEGSSPRHQVEARSFLNLPFHFEFDQTYRYASALPAQNVNAYQTMDARFGFNYRELQLSLAGQNLFQPSHFEWGTGDPNQALIGVRRAVYASVVWNRSR; from the coding sequence ATGGACTGTTCCAAACCTCCAAAACCACTCCGCAGTGTGCCGGTTGCTCTGCTACTGGCTTGTGTGTGGTCGATCGGGTATGCCCAATCCACTTCCGACGTTCAGCTCGCGCAGAGCGGCCAGGCGCCGCTGAAAGAGCTCAGCCTCGAGCAGTTGGGCAAGATTGAGGTCACCACCGCTACCAAGACCCCTGAAACGCTGTGGAAAACTCCAGCCGCAATCTATGTAATAACTCAGGAAGACATCCGCCGTTCCGGCGTGACGAGCATTCCTGAGGCGCTGCGTCTTGCGCCCGGTGTTGAAGTAGGAAGAATTGATGCCGACACTTGGGCGATCGGGATTCGAGGCCTGCAGAGCAATTTTTCGAAATCGGTACTGGTCCTCATCGATGGACGCAGCGTCTACACTCCGCTTTTCTCCGGCGTTTTTTGGGATGTGCAAGACCTTCCGCTGGAGGACATCGATCGCATTGAAGTCATCCGCGGCCCGGGTGGCACGATCTGGGGCCCCAATGCGGTAAACGGGGTAATCAACATCATCACCAAGAACGCAACCGATACCCACGGCGCAATGGTGTCGATGCTGGCCGGCAACGTCGATAAAACCGTCGCTTCCGTGCGCGTAGGCGGCGGCAACGGACAGGGATTCAACTATCGCGTCTTCGGCCGAGGATTTGTCAGGGGTCCCGAGTTTCATCAGGACGGCAACAATTTCGATCAGTGGCATCAGGAGCGCGGCGGCTTCCGCATGGATTGGGACAACCGCGCCGATACCTACACAGTGCAGGGCGACATGTATCGCGGAAGCTCTCCGCATATGGTCGGCCTCGGTACGCTCAATCCGCCCACGTTGGGGGTGCAAACCGCGGTCGATTCGGCTGTTTCGGGCGGAGACCTGCTTGCGCGCTGGCGACGCGATCTGGGCAATGGTTCCGATATCTACCTCCAGGTCTATTTCGATCGCACGCAGCGAATCGATCCTTCGCTCGGCGAATCTCGAAATACGTGGGACATTGATTTCGTGCACCGCCTCAAGGTCGGGAGTCGCAACCTTTTCTCCTACGGCGCGGGACTGCGCTGGAGCCCGTTTTACATCGAACAAACCTCGCAAACCGTCGACATTGAACCGCATAAAGACACGGATCACGTCCACAGCATTTTCTTGCAAGATGAATTGCAGATCGTCCCTAATCGCTTCTCCCTGACCGGAGGCTTAAAGCTGCAACATAACAACTTCACCGGATTCGACGCACAGCCGACCGTCCGTGCATTGTGGACTCCTTCGGAACACCGCACCTTCTGGGCTGCGGTTACACGCGCGGTGACCACGCCTTCACGTTTAGAGGAGGATTTCAACCTGACCGGAGTGGCAAGTGTGAATCCGCTTATCTTTCTGCGAGTGTCGGGAAACCCAAAGTTTCAATCTGAAACGCTGCTGGGATACGAAGGCGGATACCGACAACTCTTCGGCCAGCGCGTATACCTGGATCTTGCAGTCTTCCACAACGATTATGACAATCTACAGAGCTTCGGAGCGCCATCCACATTTCTCGAAAATACTCCGCCCGCGCCGCACCTGGTGATCGATATTCCATATGCGAACCAAATCGCCGGAGCCACAGACGGTTTCGAGATTTCGCCGAATTGGCATGTAAGGGATGCATGGCGCCTGGCTGGATCGTACTCGTTTGTCACCGCCGGCATGCATGCGACCGGCGGCACCGCGGACATCAGTTCGACGGGCTCCATCAAGACCTATGAAGGCTCTAGCCCGCGTCATCAGGTAGAAGCTCGCTCATTCCTCAACCTGCCGTTCCATTTTGAATTCGACCAGACGTATCGTTACGCGAGCGCGTTGCCGGCGCAGAATGTAAACGCGTACCAGACAATGGACGCGCGCTTCGGCTTCAACTACAGAGAACTGCAGCTCTCGCTGGCCGGGCAAAACCTGTTTCAACCGTCTCATTTCGAATGGGGCACCGGCGACCCGAATCAGGCGCTTATCGGAGTTCGTCGGGCAGTTTATGCCAGCGTGGTGTGGAATCGGAGCCGATGA
- the frr gene encoding ribosome recycling factor, producing the protein MAVSVMAGNPALRDIHTQLKNRMDKAVGDFRNSLLSTRTGRASVHMVDSIRVPYYGSEMPLNQIAQVHAPEAQLITVQPFDPSSLAEIEKALRTSDMGFNPQNDGKLIRIPIPPLTEERRKELVKHLHKVLEEHRTAIRNVRRDGNDLIKKALKDKKISEDDEKRALEEIQKLTDDEIKKMEEMSKAKEKEVMQV; encoded by the coding sequence ATGGCTGTTTCCGTTATGGCCGGCAATCCGGCACTGCGAGACATTCACACACAACTGAAGAACCGCATGGACAAGGCAGTCGGGGATTTCCGAAATAGCCTGCTATCGACCCGGACGGGGCGCGCGTCTGTCCATATGGTCGACAGCATCCGCGTGCCTTACTACGGCTCGGAGATGCCGCTGAATCAGATCGCGCAAGTACACGCGCCGGAGGCACAGTTGATCACCGTGCAGCCGTTCGATCCTAGCTCGCTGGCGGAGATCGAGAAGGCGCTGCGCACTTCCGACATGGGATTTAACCCGCAGAACGACGGCAAGCTCATCCGTATTCCTATCCCGCCGCTCACAGAAGAACGCCGCAAGGAATTAGTGAAGCACCTGCATAAAGTCCTTGAGGAACATCGCACTGCGATTCGCAACGTTCGCCGCGACGGCAACGATCTGATCAAGAAGGCTCTGAAGGACAAGAAAATCTCTGAAGACGATGAGAAGCGCGCTTTGGAAGAGATCCAAAAGCTTACCGATGACGAGATCAAGAAAATGGAAGAGATGAGCAAAGCGAAGGAAAAAGAAGTCATGCAGGTGTGA
- the murJ gene encoding murein biosynthesis integral membrane protein MurJ, whose amino-acid sequence MAKPSESVGRSATLVAAGIFLSKIVGLLRETVFAHYFGGSDAADVFRAAVRIPNVLQNLFGEGVLSASFIPVYVRLRATGNEEEASDLADAIAGLLAMVTSILVLIGVLATPYIIDAIAPGFHGAKRELTIRLVRIFFPGAGLLVMSAWCLGILNSHRKFFLSYAAPVAWNAVMIATMITFGRSHTEDSLAVITAWGSVIGSGLQFGVQLPVTLRLVRRLRVQLGLKLASVREVIHNFFPVLVSRGVVQLSAYIDSMIATLLPTGAVAHFGYAQVLYTLPISLFGMSVSAAELPTMSGALGNESEIAAELRARLGRALRQIAFLVIPSAVAFLALGDIVSAAIYQSGRFKHSDAIYVWAVLAGSAIGLLASSLGRLYSSTYYALRDTRTPLRFAMVRVGLTTVLGLFCALRLPQMIGISRSWGVAGLTASAGIAGWVEFLLLRWKLHQRIGTVQPASAFLAKLWIAAAISAAGAWAIKLGIGQHRPRLMAIAILIPYGLFYFGITSILKIPEAQTVLRRLKR is encoded by the coding sequence GTGGCGAAACCATCCGAGAGTGTTGGACGCTCGGCAACTCTGGTTGCTGCGGGGATATTCCTCAGCAAAATTGTTGGCCTGCTCCGGGAAACGGTATTTGCGCACTATTTTGGCGGATCCGACGCAGCAGACGTCTTTCGCGCTGCCGTGCGCATACCCAACGTCCTGCAAAATCTGTTTGGCGAAGGCGTACTCTCGGCGTCGTTCATCCCTGTCTATGTGCGGCTGCGCGCTACTGGTAATGAGGAAGAGGCAAGCGATTTAGCCGACGCCATCGCCGGGTTGCTGGCGATGGTCACCTCAATTCTGGTGCTCATCGGCGTGCTCGCTACCCCGTACATCATCGACGCGATCGCTCCTGGGTTCCACGGTGCCAAGCGCGAACTCACGATTCGTCTCGTACGAATCTTTTTTCCCGGAGCGGGACTGCTGGTGATGTCGGCCTGGTGTCTGGGAATCCTGAACAGCCACCGCAAGTTCTTCCTGTCTTACGCAGCGCCAGTCGCCTGGAACGCGGTGATGATCGCAACGATGATCACGTTTGGGCGATCGCACACCGAAGACTCGCTGGCAGTGATCACCGCCTGGGGATCGGTGATCGGAAGCGGCTTGCAATTTGGCGTGCAACTGCCGGTCACGCTCCGCCTGGTGCGCCGATTACGTGTTCAGCTTGGACTGAAATTGGCGTCAGTTCGCGAGGTGATTCACAATTTTTTTCCTGTGCTCGTCAGCCGCGGTGTGGTGCAGTTGAGCGCTTACATCGATTCCATGATTGCGACTCTGCTGCCGACCGGTGCTGTGGCCCATTTTGGATATGCGCAGGTGTTATACACGCTGCCGATAAGTCTTTTTGGCATGAGCGTCTCGGCCGCTGAGCTACCGACAATGTCAGGTGCCCTTGGAAATGAGAGCGAGATTGCCGCGGAGCTTCGTGCTCGACTGGGAAGAGCTTTGCGTCAGATTGCCTTTCTGGTGATTCCTTCCGCGGTGGCTTTTCTCGCCTTAGGCGACATTGTATCGGCTGCCATCTATCAAAGCGGACGATTCAAGCACTCAGACGCAATCTACGTTTGGGCAGTGCTCGCCGGATCGGCGATCGGATTATTGGCATCGTCGCTCGGGCGACTTTATTCCTCGACCTACTACGCTCTTCGCGACACGCGCACCCCGCTGCGCTTCGCCATGGTGCGCGTGGGACTCACCACGGTCCTGGGACTCTTCTGCGCCCTGCGCTTACCTCAGATGATCGGTATCAGCCGGAGCTGGGGCGTCGCCGGACTGACGGCGTCCGCCGGAATCGCGGGGTGGGTGGAGTTTCTACTGCTGCGCTGGAAGCTTCATCAGCGGATCGGGACTGTACAGCCAGCGAGCGCCTTTCTCGCCAAGCTCTGGATTGCGGCTGCCATTTCAGCTGCCGGAGCGTGGGCCATCAAGCTGGGAATCGGGCAGCATCGACCGCGCCTTATGGCCATTGCCATTCTCATCCCGTATGGATTGTTCTATTTTGGCATTACGTCAATTCTGAAAATTCCTGAAGCGCAGACCGTTCTTAGGCGGTTGAAGCGGTGA
- a CDS encoding response regulator — MPAGPTVLLIDDNPSHLKLYAWILERGGFRPLTLLVNHDRLEFPRSEPVDIIVMDYRMGDSISSPEVARLAQQAFPQRPVLVLSDMQWMPDDIAPYAAAFARKGEPEQLLAKLRTLVNAA; from the coding sequence GTGCCCGCCGGCCCCACTGTTCTCCTCATCGACGACAACCCGTCGCACCTGAAGCTGTATGCATGGATTCTGGAGCGGGGAGGCTTTCGTCCTCTCACATTGCTCGTGAATCATGACCGACTTGAGTTTCCACGATCGGAGCCCGTGGACATTATCGTGATGGACTACCGCATGGGGGATTCAATCAGTTCTCCGGAAGTGGCAAGGCTGGCGCAGCAGGCGTTCCCTCAACGGCCTGTTCTGGTGCTCTCGGATATGCAGTGGATGCCCGATGATATTGCTCCCTACGCTGCCGCATTCGCTCGCAAAGGCGAGCCGGAGCAATTACTGGCAAAACTACGGACTCTAGTCAATGCTGCGTGA
- the bcp gene encoding thioredoxin-dependent thiol peroxidase, whose translation MEIGDKVPDTAVPNQDGQPVSLKDFRGKPVVLFFFPKADTPGUTIEACGFRDQFEKLQRAGTVVLGISKDSPNAQKKFKDKYSLPYTLLADEDKKLCEAFGVLKEKNMYGRKTMGIERTSFLIDAQGRISKIFPKVKPEGHAEEVLAALKK comes from the coding sequence ATGGAAATTGGCGACAAGGTCCCCGATACAGCGGTACCCAATCAAGATGGCCAGCCGGTAAGCCTGAAAGACTTTCGCGGCAAGCCGGTCGTACTCTTCTTCTTCCCCAAGGCCGATACCCCGGGCTGAACCATTGAGGCCTGCGGCTTTCGCGATCAGTTCGAAAAGCTGCAGCGTGCCGGCACGGTCGTGCTGGGCATATCGAAAGACTCACCGAACGCTCAAAAGAAGTTCAAAGATAAATATAGCCTGCCTTACACACTGCTCGCAGACGAGGACAAGAAGCTCTGTGAAGCATTCGGAGTGCTGAAAGAAAAGAACATGTATGGCCGCAAGACGATGGGCATCGAGCGCACCTCATTCTTGATCGACGCACAAGGCCGAATCTCGAAGATATTTCCCAAAGTAAAGCCCGAAGGCCACGCGGAAGAGGTGCTCGCAGCGCTAAAGAAGTAA